GACGATGGTCTGGCCTGGCCAGAGAAAGGGAATAACGCCCAGACAGAAGAGGCCTGTAAtgcctctcttcctccactgGGGACATCCGAAACccttcacacacagaacacTCCCTTCGCCCTGCACCTCCCTCCCAGGTCCCGTCTTCTCCGCATCGCTGATTAACGGGCTGCTTCACAGCGTTGTGTACACAGGAAGAAGGTTTTGCCATAAAATCTGTTGTTGCTTGAAGTTCGGACGACCAATCGCCTCACTAACAAAGTAATCTGTAACTATACTTATAGCTGATTCATTGTTTGATTGTGTCTGCACGCAAAAATGCCAAATGTTTACTGGTACTGGCTGCTCAGAGGATTTCTACGTTTCTCTGTTTTGGTAAACTGATGGACACAGAATGATCTAGAccttaattgattaattaagaAATGCTCAGCAGGTTAATTGATATCTTTTTATAGttatgcttgtgttttttttttattttaaagaaccCGAGGGGAAAGGTTAGCGTATCTTCATGAGGGGTGATAAATGTAAGCCATCGCTCTTGTGTTgtttgtaaaaagaaaaacttgAAGTGCCTTCTTTCATTCCTGCTTGTTTAAACCTTTCtctatgtgtgtatatgtgttccTGTATTGTATTGGTCATACACACCGTGTCCTGATCATCATGCTTGATGTGGTACAGATGTTCTCATCAGAGCGATACTACAGCTGTATGTGCGTCCCCGTGGGACACGATGGGCTCGCTGCTGTCTGAAATTCAGACCCCCTCAGCATGTGTTCTCTAACTTATTTTCAGTGTGTTCTTGTGACAGTGAGCCAAGTGTTCAATGCTAACTGTAAGCGTTGTGCCACAAAATGCTTCAGATACTGCTCAAACGGGTCATATGTGAGGTCAGAGGGCGACTTTCAAATCACATCGTTTCATTGGGCTGAAGAATAAAAAGTCctttgggttgtttttttgGTACATCTAGTCAGGTGGTTTAATGAGGAAACATTCACCCTCAATTGAAAAATATAAAGGAGGAGTTCAATAAAGACATGTTTGCTGCCAACTGGGATCTGCAAGTCTGGGTTTTCACTCTGTTGGAACACATACAAACCACAGACTGAAAGACatgaaaaatattttctttattacaaTATTCTCCACATGTACCTGTTAGTAAAAAGGTGCATTGCTGCGTTAGTGAACTGTGCAACGTAGTGTTGTAATCAatataaaaaacactttaaattaaGCCAAGTCATAGTTTTGGACATGCTCATTCTTCCGTGTCCATAATCCTGAAGAAGCTGAAAATTAgaagatgtttatttttattttttaaaactcCACATCACTACAAACACGTCCCTTTTTGATCCTAGTGAACATGAACTATTCAGTCATAACAACAATCACAATTCCACAAATCATCAAGGACCATATGAATGACTCACCGCTACATAATATGCGTTTGTATGAATGAAGTCAATGTCATGAGTGAAGGAtgaacagttaaaaaaaaaacttccagtAGCTGTACTCGGTGCAATGCAcgagtggaaaaacaaatgtacaAAGTCCTTTTAAATATTCACAAGTTAAACTAATTACAACCAAAAATATTTAAGGCGTCTTCAGTTGAAATCTGTACAATCACATATAATTAACGATTAGCCCTTTAGGGAGAAGAACAGAAAGCAGAACAAGTTGGGTGTTAATGCTTCATTAGTCGACGGCGCTAAAGGCTGCAGCTGAGGGACACGGTGGTTTAATGTTGATGTGGGATGAGATGAACAtcaaaaaaaagacagaacgCTTGACTGGAGTGGTGTTCGTGAGAGAAGCCTTTTACAAAGCCAGTCGCAGTTTTCAGCATTAACACGTCGTTACCCCGTCGCCGAGCTCTCTGACAGCCTGTAAACGTCATTGCACTTATTTTGAGGTTTTCAAGGTTTTGTTCTTAAAAGAAATTTGTATTAATTAATTTTGCATTTTCAAACCCAGATGCACAACCAATTAGATCtcattaatttaataaatacaaaaaaagagtaaaaaatTTGAGCGGGCGCTCTGTTCAGCCTGGCCAAGTATTGAAGGTTTGTCATATCTTTCTGAATTTAGTAAACTGGAGACAATCAtaattaatgactattaaagcaGATATAATTTGGTATTTGGCCAAGCTCAACGTACCCATTTTGGTATTTCAGTTAAATTTCGTCTTCTTGAACTGTTTTTGATTTTAGTTTTGGTGTTGTTTTAGTGCGAGGCAATCACTTTGTCAAGGCTGCAGTGGCTCTGGGACGAAGGTCTGACCTCGTCGTTGTCTGCTTCCAGGAGCGGGGAGAGGTCTGTGtctccccccgcctcctcccgccgGGCAAGCCGTCAGTCGCGGTGGCTGTCGCCCGGGGGCGTGATGCTGAAGACGCGAATGCGCAGGTGGGAGGCGATCTGGAGGCACACGCCTGTACAGTACCGCGTCAGATCCAGGAGAGAGAGAACCTGTGGAAAAGTCATCACATGCTTCTTTAGTGGCCGTGAACCAGTCCTTTGTGGGTTGGCATGTCATTTGACACTATTTCCTCTAAATGGTCTCAGTATGTGCACATTCCATCAGCCGCCCACACAGGTGCAGCTTCCTGATTAGATCAGTCCAGTGCAGCACGAACCAGGCCTGAAATGACAACTGTGTCAACTGTTCCTGGTGAATTCAGTAGGTTCAGTAACACAGACCCACCCAACCTGAGCCAACGTTTAAGCAGAGTAACTCTAAACACCTGTGAGAGCGTGCATGGACTCCAGAGGTTACAGCACTTACAGATATAGAGAAAAAGAAGTAAGATGCAAATCTGtgtcacaaagaaaaaaaactgtgatgaataaaattaattatGTTATGTAACTGTATTAGATTAAGGGTTTTGTTCCTAATCAGCAGGACAGAGCTACTATGAAGAAGGAAACCGTCTACTTTGAAGGTATGTATGTCTGTATTAATTAACTTTAATTTGTAATAACACGTGTCTCGGTCTCGTACTGACCATGGCGATCCAGAGAACTATGTGCTCGTCGATGAAGCTGTTGAAGTACTggttgaggaagaggaggctgggGCCTATAAAGGCTGTGTCTGGCAGGTGCAGCTCACTCTTCGTCATGTGCGCTATCTACACAGGAGACAGTGAGAGCATTAACCACGGTTTGCACCGAGTCACGGGATCAGTCGCAGGGTGCGTAGACGTACCACCAGCTTGTTGGAGATCTTGGCGATCACCATGCCGAAGGCGAGCAGGTACAGGCAGGGGTGATGCTCGAACAAGTGGCTTGACGACTTCTTGAAAATGATGAAGGCCAGTGTGAGAACGAGGCCGATGTGCAAACCGGGAGTCAGCACACTGGTGTCCTGAACAGAGGGCACGTCATTAAGGATGCATCATAGTCCATCAACCATACAGGTGTTTAACTGTGCGTGTGGACTTACAGCTACGGTGGAGCCGTTTTTGCCCACACCTCCATTTAAAATGACATAGAAGTAGTTGTAGCAGGAGTAGAGAGCTCCTCCAATGATGCCCAGGATGGGGAAGATGTACATCTTGAGGCCAATGACGGGCAACTGTGGAAACACACCGTAGTCATTTGGTCTGAGGACACGAAGGCCTCGTCCTCGAAGGAAGAAGAAAGGTGCTCGTATGGAAGCTGCAGTCATGCCGAGCGTGATGGGAGGGCGAAGCGGGTGACATTATCAGCTATTGGAGCCAGACCATGTCCGACGGATGACCTGCTGCCATGGCATTAGCTACCCATATTTACCTTCTCACTTCCCTCATGTGTTGTTAAGTGAAGCCTCCAAAGGCAGCACAGAGTAAAAGTAAAGCAcattctatttaaaaaaacactagtACTAAAAACTAGAGACTGATCAATATAGTGTAAAAACTACACTCAAGGAGAAACCCcactgttcctgtgtgtgtacagcgtgtGAGAAAGGGATTATTGTCACATACCGTAGCTTGCCAGAGGCTCACGCCGCCAAAAGCCGACATCAGATACATGATCATGATGGCAAACTGCACCTCTGTGACGTCAACCCTGTGAGGAAGGCGACAGGGAGCCGCGTCGTCAGAGAAGAGCAGCGCTGAGGAATAacgcgagtgtgtgcgtgactTACAGGCCGAAGCGCAGCGTTCCAGACACGTAGGTCTGCCAGTGGGCACagaagaacatgaacatccCGATGAAGCCGCAGAAGAAGATCCAGTTCGGTAAAGCGCCGATGCCACAGGAAATGCATGTCCCCACAGCAACAAAGACTGAAGGGCAACAAAAACAATGTGACCCTGACATTCTGGTGCTGGGATTTTGTTCCATTTAGACTTGATGTTTGTGTAAGCACCTGTGGAGACGGCGTCACAGCCATGGTCAAAGAGCTCTCCGAGGGGCGAGCTGCTGTTGGTCCTCCGCGCTTGTTTCCCATCAATAGCATCCAGAGACTGATAGATAAAGAGGCCCAGCGCACTCAGGATGAAGGCCCATGCTGGCGCcttgagagaggaggaggaggacaaaaagACTATTTATTGCTTCGgttctgtttgtgtgaaagGCATAAACCTGAAATAAACTGTTTGTTTATCAGTTATTACATCAAATAAAAAGATCCTTCACCCCAACAATTACAGTATCCTTCTTTACTTTTTGGTAGGTTTAGACTGACTGCACAGGACGGCTGACACCAGAGTTGGTTCCTCCAACTAGGATGAAGGTTATGGACCATCTGGACACTTGAGCGAGCCAACGGTGTGTTTACCAatgcaatgtgtgtgtgcttgtgagAGAGATAGATTTCCCAGAGAGTTCAAGAATCCCACGCTGTCTACAGTAAATATTCAGAGACCCTGCTGCTTTCCTCTAGAGCAGGGGTCTGCacccctggtcctcgagagccagtGTCCTGGTGGTTTTCCAATTCTCCCCGCTGATTaccttgttcaggtgtgtcagttagctgctgattggataAACACACCGGGTCAAGGTCAAGATACTGTCTGTCAAAGACCAGGGTTGCAGACTCCTCCTCTAGAGGCCACAGTCAAAGGGTCTGTGCTCTGAGAGTGGATGTTTGCTTtcctcactgactgactgtaaCAGCAGAGGAAAGTGACAGTGACAGCACATTGCACGGACTGTGGACCTGGTTGCAAGGTGTAAcgctgataaacacacacacacacacacacacacacacacacacacacactcctatgGAGGAGATAAGTGGACCATAGGTCGCCTGCCAGCTCAGAGAGATGTTCCAAGGATCAGCCTTGTATTTTAAGCAAAACAGTAGTTGTGTGTCTAGGGCAATTTCACAAAACAACTAGTTCCTTGTTGATTTACTGACTAGTCCGTGTTCATGGTAACTGAGCAAAAGAAGCTGGCTTCTGCGTTGTGTCACCAACCGCGTCCGGGTAAACACGACGTCAAAGCTGACAAGTTTCCAAGTACGCAAAAAGACCACGTGACCCGTCTAGTCCCAGTATAGTCCTCCCATTGAGGGGCGCGATTAAAACTGTCTACTGAAAACACGTTCTGATTAAGGTTCTGCCCTGAATTATCAAGCTTAAAACTGTAATCGGCGTCAGGAGCAACACGCATTAAGGAAgcagaaatgtgaaaaacactATTATTGACCTGGGGGCTGGAATGTAAAACGGATTAAAAACGTAGCCTCCAGGGATTAAAATTGTAACTGAATTTGTGGGCTTGCATTGATATGGACTGAGCAGATGTCCTCGTTAATGTAATTAAGCCAACATCTGAATTGAGGATTGGTGCCCGGGGACACGTCATTAGGGTTTGTTCTGTCAACTTCAGCGCTTACTCACCTCCTCTTTGGCCGTGGGACAATAATACACAAGAATCACCGTGGACACTATGTTGACCAGCAGTCCCACTATAGTCAGCGTGTTGGGTGCGACCCATGTCGGGATCTGCTGGACCAGCCAGTTCCAGTAGATCTGGCACGGCGGCTCGAACAGGGACCGACCAGACGCGCTGTACTTGTGCTCCTCCAAGCGCTTGAGTTGTGCGGGTGACAGCGGCTCCGGCCACAGGAAATGTGGCATCGTTCAAACGCCTCCTCACGCGTCGAATTACCGTCAGAAAACGTCCAAATCGCCTCGACTGGTGCCCCGGACAGGCCTAGTTTCTCTCTGTTGACTCCAAGAATTAAGGGCTCATTTGGCATTTATAGCTGACTCGAGGAGGCCATTTCCACAGCGGAACCAAAGAATGTCGATAGCACGTACGTTTCCGATCGAGCCGACAGGAAGTGAGGTACCGGAAGCTAATAATATAACTGTGCACTACGATCCTTACATATtgtatgtaaaatgtaattacaaaaaacaaatgccATAGTAAGTGTTtgcccatttaaaaaaaatctaaaaaaaactcatttttTCCTATTTCCTgttctaaaaatatattttttagcGTTAAGTAATTTATAAAttcactaataataataataataataataataataataataataataataataataataataataataataataataataataattgatgatcatcaataataataatcatcaataataatagaataaaatgaaatgtaattttatttaaaatatcttTGCCTTTAAAACAGCCATATCTTTTTAAATACTCTTGAAAAGTAAACTATAATTAAATAGGACTGCTTGAAATGATAGAAGCATTTTGACACAGCTTTGGTTTTCCATACGTAACcataatatttacaatattccTATAAAAATTCAAATATCAGCATGGTTTCTGAGTGTTGgcttttctgctctttgtcttaGGTAAGAGGTAAAACTTAAAGACAGGAGTAAATCTGAGTATGTTTGGATTTCATCTGTATATTTTTGTAAAGTTTGCATTAATCAGCCACAATATAATTTCTGAATGTACTTTAATTGTAATCCACATGTCTTAATTACAAAGTTAAAGGCTTTCACACATGACTGAGGTTCAATCAAGCCTCAAGTGCAGTGTGAATTCAAAAATCATGTGTCATGCAGAATATGTAATGGACTGTGCATAAACGTCTACATTTTCACAAATAAATAACCacaaaaaagtgaaataaacatTCACATTAACATGATTTGTCTTCAAAAGAAGACTCAACATATTCATTTACTGTGTCTAATGTTGCTAAAAGCTTTACTGTCTGTATAAAAATACCTTGATGTCATACAAACACCAAACTATAGTTATACATTCCCCCAAAACACTGCCAACATGCATCTGAGCTGACACGGAGACTTTCAAACGCAACCACGTGACAAAAAAAATGGCTTTTATTTTCTACAGTAACTAGctccacacctgcacacagcaTGCCACACCACAGTACACCCCTCCCCACACCTCTTGATCCATCTTGCTATCCACCTtcaagctgctgacgtcagcagcttagaAAAGAATATCACTTAAGTGtcttattgcacatttgttactTGTCCTGCTCGACAATTTTTGTCTCGTTCATGTACTTGTCAATCAAGTTTAGGGGCACTCCACGCTGCATGAGTTCGAAGAAGCTGAAACCTCCTAGAGGACAAGAGGAAAAAGGCTTTTATAATAGTGTTGGGAGggagaaggaagaaaaggaaggagacaCGCAGAATGCAAAGAGACCAGGAGTTCAGACATAGTCAGAATAACCCAGAGTTAGTTTTATTCACTTGATCCTTTGCACTTTTATTCAACACcagccaagaaaaaaaaaacacatactgGTATGCATACGTATTTGCTCATAGCATCACACTGCCTCACCATTTGCTGCTCAGGATTTCTCTGCAGGTTAGAAAGTTTGCAAACATCTCTCTTTACTTACCTTTTCTGTGGCTCGAGTTAATGGATAGCTAAGGGAATCTCGGGAAAAGCTGTCATGCaaatcatgttttattaaagctCAGTTTCCCTTTTTCGTCCTGCTTTTGTAGAGAAAGACGCTACAGTCCCACGGTGTGAGAAAAGCGAGGTTACGGATGCCGGTTGGAGGATGCATAATGAATGACATAAGCTTCATATGCCAAATCCATATGAAAGCTTACCTTCTATGAGAACATACATTCACAATTCTTGCATTTGGActgggggagagagaagagaataGGGGTTAACAAAATGTTTACATGGAGTTATATGTGTGCATCAGGGAGAACCGCTGAATTATTACTGGGCTCTTATATGAGGAGTTAACTGTGTGGCTTAAAGACGACGCTGGAATCTGTGGAGAACAAGAACATCACAGCTCTGTATGTTATGCCTACTGAGGTGTGACCGTGTGTTTATGAACAGGATGAACTGGATAGGACACAGGTGATAAACCTCTACATGTGGTGAAGATGAAGAAGTGTCACCAGATATTATGTGAACACACATgaacagattattattattatgatgccATTTCTCTTTTTATCAGCTAAGACTTTATTTTTGAATGTTTAAATGGTGCAGCTGGATTTAgtatatttctgcttttatctcAGCTACTGGTTACTTAACACGTCAGGACCAAATCCAGATACTTACATGTCGTCGCCTTACGTGTGCTCAGCCCAATAGAAGACTGTGAGACAGCTCAAACACTACAATACGCAGCTGGTTTCCCAAAGTTGTGTTGTTTAAGAATATTATTAGATTATAATTAACTAATTATTAATCCTAAAATAAACCagtgttatttttcttttttatgcaAATATTCAGTAATCTAAAAAAGAGGTGTGTTGTTATTAACCAACagataaattaaacaaaactaaCGTTGAGAAACCAGATTTGACTGTTGACAGATACTCAGGGAGGTGGCTCCTGTgccacactgacctttgacctccagcttGCAGTCCACTTGGGCTTCTCCCAGGTCATTGATGGCCTTGCAGGTGTATAAGCCTCCGTCATAAGGACTGGGCTTCCTGATCTCCAGAGTGCATACTCCCTGGTTGCTGAACATGCGGTAGCGTGGGTCGTCTAAGATGATGATCTTATTCTTCATCCAGACCACTTTGGCCTGCAGTAGATGAATATGGATGTCATAAATATGTCACTCAGATTATCTAAACCACACAGCAGCCACCCACCCTCGGGTTTGCACGGACGCTACAGTTCAGAGTAGTGTTGTAACCGGCAATGGCGAACGTGTTGATGAGCGGCTGCGTGAACTTCGGCGCCTCCTTAAAGTCGCGGTCGTTGTACTCGGGCGTCTTCACCTGCAAGCCTGTGGGGGGAAGGGTAAAGGAACGGGGTTGTGCATGATACTGGCACTGAGCGGTATCATGTGGGGGGCTCCCTATGTGATGAGGGAAAGACAACGTTGGTTTATTTATCATGGTCTCGGACAGTGACACCAGCGTTCAAGGGCCTGTCAGTCATAGACCAACCCACATAGCTTTGAAGGTGAGGGTGGAAAACATCACTGACAGTACCTTtcagaaaacagctgtggaaATAAACAGGCAGCAAATTATTCGATATGTCTGATGTTTGTTTTCGTTTTGGAAGCATTTTCCCAGTTTACGACAGAGTGACCTCAGACGCTGTCTTGCTACCGCCACTCTACCTTCTTTGACGATCAGGGCGCTCTTCTTGGTTTGAGTGGCAGCTTCACTCAGGCCGCACATATTCTCCGAGAAGATCCTGAAGAAGTACTCGTTGCCGACCACCAGCTCGGTGATGGTGATGCAGGTGCGGTGGTAGTGTTCGATGCATGTGAACCATTCCTGCAAAGTGGAGTCAAGCATGTGGCTGAAGTGTGGACTTTTGCCACATTTGTGTCATTTCAGCCAGTAAACTCTTTTGCTACCATCGTCTTCTTGTCCGCCTTTTGAATGGTGTAGCCTGTTATTGGAGCGTTGCCGTTGTCTTTGGGAGGGGTCCAGACCAGAGCAACGTTTCCTCCCCACACATCTTCAATTGTGACACACTGAGGGGGTCCAGGCAGGTCTAATAGCCAGAGAAGAACCCGCACACTTAATGTAGAGTACCGGTCTTAAAAATCGATAGAAGTCACAGTTTTTATCCCTCTTTATGCCAATATTGATCCATTTACTCACCTACAATCTGTATGTCTATTATTGCTGTGTCCTTATGGTTTTCAACCTGCACTGTCATCTCATACTTCCCAGAGTGGCTGCGTTCGGCCTTACGGATGAAGATGATGCTGTCACAGTCTGTGTTACGGATGCTGACGTGCGAGGGCTCTATGGGTTTGCCCTCCTTCAGCCAGGTGACCTTCGGCCGCGGTTTGCCCTGCAGCGTCGGATGGGTTAGTATTTGGAATAAAGGTGTGGCAGATACTGTAGAAACTGCATTCATGGTGGGCTGATTTACCATGAAAGGCACCACAAGGTTGACTGTTTCTCCAACTCTGCGGGTGTATGTCTGCTTGAGGTGTCGGGGGACGCGGATCTTGGGTGGTTCTGTGGGGAAATGAACCTCAGGTTGTAGGTTTGAGGTAAAGTAAGATTGTAGGTGTTAAGGCTTCACTCACCAATGACTTCTTTGACCAGGATAGAGTGCTGAAGCGTCCGAGGAGCGCTGGCTCCGGCGGCGTTGATGGCCTTGACTCGCACTAAAATCTTGCACCCTGGGCTCAGACCAGTGATCGTGTATTTGGTCTTTTCAGTCAGTTCCTTGTTGGATACCACCCAGTCAttggctgcagaggaaaaataATGTTAGGAGGCATAATTGCACCAGCTGGCAACGACAACAGGCCTGTCTGTATGTTTTCTTTGTGCTTGGTCACGGTGAGTTAATGCTGATTCTATCCTGCCCTCAGTCTTCATCTGTCATGAGTTCTTTCTTACTATTTGCATGAACTGATTCGTGGTCTCTCTTACAATGTTTAGGTTGACTCACTTCCTTCGATGCAGTACTCCACCAAGTACCCATCCAGACCAGCAGCTCCGATGGTTTCTGGAGGACGCCATTTCACAGTCACTGTGGTGTCGGTGACGTCGTCCACAACCAGCATGGTGGGTTCGCtggtgacagctgtgtgtggaggcgTGTTCCAGTTATTTTTAGCTATTTGATTCACAACAATGCATGTAAAGGAGATGGCAAGGCATCCATAATGGTAAACGAGAAACAAGAGCAGTggtccctctctctgtctcattgGCTGCTGTTCTGGCCTTCTATTCTTGTATTCTGAATCACGGTCAACTCCTACTGCACTGCTGACAGACCTGATCTTCTAAACCTCTAATCCGCAGATGATTTGGCAGCCATTATAAGACATAGTTAATAACCCCCTCTAAAGCTGCGGTGCATGGAGTGGAGGTCACAGAATGTTTGGGATGGCGGTCCACGCGGAGGAACAGCTGTGTTGCTGGGGTACCAAGGTCAGATAACACATGCACTGTTCCAGGCCCACTCTTTGAAACTTTCTCCCACTAATATGAAGTACAGTAGTGGTTAGACAAACTGAAGCCTTATGTAAGGGTGTAATACCTCCCTAGAGAGATTATTGGCAGCTGTTCAGTCTGCTAAGTGGATATTCCAGGAGACTACTTACCAAGAGGGGTAAACGCTTTAGACGGTTCACTGGGCTTGGACACACCTATCGCATTGATGGCAAAGATCCTCACTTCATACGGCACACCTTCAATCATCTTCTTGGGCTCGAATGAGGTTTCTTTGATTAGGTCAAAGTTCAGTCTCATCCATCTGGAgctctgtttcttttttctctcaATAAAGTAACCTTTGAAGGGGATGAGAAGATCAGTATTGGATCATAATTTTATCCTCTTTCTTGTCTGGATGTACCGGTTAAATATATGACAGACTGCTTTTTTGCTGACGTTTGATCAAAGCTTTACCTAAAATTGGTGAACCTCCATCATATTTCGGAGGTTCCCATGTCATAGAACACCAGTCACCACCCACCACTGGGACTAGAGGAGCGTCTGGAGGATCCGGGATGTCTGCAGATGCCACAAAACCATACTTAGGCTTCAAAAAGCTTCCAGCTCTCCATGTGGTCTGCAGATTCAAATGTTTTGCAATCTCTTACCCACGACCTTGATTTTGATGCTGGCGGAGGCCTCTCCCGCCTCATTCTGCAGGACTATTTTGTAGTTTCCAGagtcctccctctctgtgatcTCAATCGTCAGACTCGTTTGGTCACCGTATGTTTCAGCTCGAACACGGTGGCCTGATTCAAGAATTACCTGAGGCATGATAGTTAATCACAAGCCTGAGATAAAGTCAGCAGacttttttaattgctttagGTGTAGAGatgtaaatatttgaaaatgtTTGGGTTGGTATCAAGTGTCTGTGAGAGATGCACTGAGCTCACCCGTTCTCCCTTCATCCACACCACTCGTGGTGCTGGTTCTCCACTAATGGGGATCTCCAAGCGAAGTTTGTTTCCTGCCACCACTGTCATAGTGTTGTCTGGGAGGTTCAAGCTGTCTAAGTGCACCCTAGGCGGGTCTGTCAAGAATAAAACAGACGTTGCACTCAACGGCTGAAACCACGTAGCAACACATGCAAACTGATGAGGAATCATTTCTGTACCAATGATGTGGATTTTGGCTGAGAGACTCTGTGAATATCCCTCAGGTACAAAGGTGTAATCTCCTGCATCATGAAGTGAGCTGGTCTCAATTTCAAGTCTGTGGACTCTGCAAACCAACCAAAAACATCAGTCAGTAGTTGCTTAATGCTGTTTGGGAGTCACGGCGTTAAGACGAGCAGACATACTTGTTTCTGTGTATGATGTTGATGCGGTCGTTGGGCTGGATCAGCTGCCCGTTCCTGTACCACCGGCCTGGGACGTTGCCTGGGAAGATCTCACAGTGCAGTTTGATGGGTTGGCCCAGCATCACCGTCATATCCTGCAGGTCCACGAAAACCTTTAGAGGTTTCACTGAAAGGAAAGTAGAGCATGATAGAGAAAATTAATCTTAAACACTATTTATTCAAGTAATAGAAACTGTTGTGATTCAGGATTCCACATACAGTCAACCTGTACGTGAGCCTCAGACGTGCCGCCAGTGGCCATGATGGAGTACGTTCCCGTATCCTCTCTGGAGGCATCATCAATCACCAAGTAGTGCTTGGTTCCCTCACTCTTAACCCGGTATCTGGAGCGCACGCCTGTTGGGACCTCAACGCCATTTTTCATCCTGCAGGACGAAGGAGCATTGTAAATTCTCTTGCACGTATGTTGATCACATAGCAGCAGTCTTGAGGCCGACACAGTTCTAAGTCTCACCATTTGACTTGAGCCCCTTCCTCTGACACCTCACACTCCAGCTCAATCCTCTCATTCACCGTAGTCTTCACAGGCTCTATACCTTTTATTATCTTAACGGGCAACTCTgcaggacagagcagcaggagggaacTGATCAGGGCCCAACTGGCATGTAAACAAGTCTGCAGCACATTCATGTACTTCTTGGTAAGTTGAGTTGTGAAAGGTTAATGACGTCACCTTTGACAAACAGCTCAGTGGTGCACTTCTCATCTCCTGCAGCTACAGCGTAGGCTGCATCATCGTTCATGGTGCAGTTGTTAATGACCATAATCCTCTGAGTGCCCTTATGCTCAAAAATATACCTGAACAGGAATTCAACTAGTTAAATCACCGGTAGGAGAAAAACAGTCAGACAGGACAGTTTGGAACGTAAAGATATGAATCTGTGTTGCTTCAAACTGTTAATTTGATTGAAAAAGCAAAAtatcacaaaatataaaataccgTATGAAAATA
Above is a window of Betta splendens chromosome 9, fBetSpl5.4, whole genome shotgun sequence DNA encoding:
- the mybpc1 gene encoding myosin-binding protein C, slow-type isoform X5; amino-acid sequence: MPEPTKKDEMPNGQPEESVAPSLPEISLEVSPPPEAEAEGKEPLETDGKEAEPTEPDALQAVGAQDGNGSKRRPTGGVGVSEQAEPAEGQCPTPPPEDASSAKKLSVDLPNDSVPAMGRKDSVWSLGEGQAPEDLDKPIDNPPLSILLIEKPQSASVPVGGDITFVAKVEAKDLLRKPTIKWFKGKWMDLASKTGKHLQLKETFERATKIHTFEMHIIKAKENYAGNYRCEVTYKDKFDSCSFDLEVKETEQGTQNIDIRSAFKRSSEGQEDAGELDFSGLLKHRNQREPKQQDDTPEVDVWEILKNARPDEYEKIAFMYGITDLRGLLRRMKKIPKEEKKSEAFAKRLEPAYQVDKGGKIRLVVDLADPTVDLKWYKNGQEIRPTPNQRKYIFEHKGTQRIMVINNCTMNDDAAYAVAAGDEKCTTELFVKELPVKIIKGIEPVKTTVNERIELECEVSEEGAQVKWMKNGVEVPTGVRSRYRVKSEGTKHYLVIDDASREDTGTYSIMATGGTSEAHVQVDLKPLKVFVDLQDMTVMLGQPIKLHCEIFPGNVPGRWYRNGQLIQPNDRINIIHRNKVHRLEIETSSLHDAGDYTFVPEGYSQSLSAKIHIIDPPRVHLDSLNLPDNTMTVVAGNKLRLEIPISGEPAPRVVWMKGERVILESGHRVRAETYGDQTSLTIEITEREDSGNYKIVLQNEAGEASASIKIKVVDIPDPPDAPLVPVVGGDWCSMTWEPPKYDGGSPILGYFIERKKKQSSRWMRLNFDLIKETSFEPKKMIEGVPYEVRIFAINAIGVSKPSEPSKAFTPLAVTSEPTMLVVDDVTDTTVTVKWRPPETIGAAGLDGYLVEYCIEGTNDWVVSNKELTEKTKYTITGLSPGCKILVRVKAINAAGASAPRTLQHSILVKEVIEPPKIRVPRHLKQTYTRRVGETVNLVVPFMGKPRPKVTWLKEGKPIEPSHVSIRNTDCDSIIFIRKAERSHSGKYEMTVQVENHKDTAIIDIQIVDLPGPPQCVTIEDVWGGNVALVWTPPKDNGNAPITGYTIQKADKKTMEWFTCIEHYHRTCITITELVVGNEYFFRIFSENMCGLSEAATQTKKSALIVKEGLQVKTPEYNDRDFKEAPKFTQPLINTFAIAGYNTTLNCSVRANPRAKVVWMKNKIIILDDPRYRMFSNQGVCTLEIRKPSPYDGGLYTCKAINDLGEAQVDCKLEVKGGFSFFELMQRGVPLNLIDKYMNETKIVEQDK